The Prevotella herbatica genome contains the following window.
CTCATACTCAATACTGTCGCCCTTGATGCTGCCGTCAAAGGCAAGGGCGTCACGGAATCCTCTCAGTTTAACGGTGTATTTGCCATCTCCAAGCTGGGTCAGCAGATGCCTGATAACGATGTGTATACGCACGTTCTTGTTCATCATCGTTAGGGTGGCTGTAGTGGAGTCAGTCAGTGACTCTCCGGGGGTGTAGCTGAAATTGCCGTAGCACAGATAGTTCATGGGAGTAGTCTCTGAGATGCTGGCAGAAGAACGGGACTCTGAAGGATACTTCAGACTGGCACAGACACTACTGATGTCCTCTCCTACCGAAGGAGTGACAAGCGAAACGCTGTCTACCGTACCTGCCCCAACAGCGACAAGCTGCATTGGCTGGCTGTTGTCGAAGCAGATATAGTAGCGGCCATTAACCTCAGGAGTAACCTCCTGAACGAAACGGCCCGAGAGAAACATATAGGTATGCACCGTTCCCGCGACGGAATCAGGCAGAAGCTCTCCCGTCTTTGTCACAAGGCGCACGCCGACACTGTACTGCACACGACTGCTATCGTCGTCGTTTATGCAGCCGGTCAGTAGCATCAGCAGTGACAGTATCGGGATTATCATTAGTTGCCTTTTCTTCATCGCGTTACGTGAATTTCGTTGTTATTCTTTTTTCTTGCGTATTAATTGAATGTATTCGACTGAGTAGCATCAACGAACGAATTAACACTGATCGTAGCTGTAACGGTCTGTGGGTCCAAAGATGTTGTTGGACTGTCTGCTCCCTTACCCTTAATGATCACAGCTATTACATAGTTCTTGTTTGGATATACATGCTTTGCGGTACCATCCTTTCCACCACCAGAGAGATCGGCTGGGCTGCCGTCATCTGAGTTGTAGTTGATATTAACTGGATAGTAAACTGTACCTGTGTTTGTACCTTTGCCATCGGGATCAAAGGTACCTTTGATGACAAGCTGTGTAGGACTTGCAGAATTGTTTGGCATTGTATAAAAATACAACAGGTTGGTTCCCCAGCTATTCGTCGCCGTCGCATTGACATCACCCTTCAGTACCTTACCACTAAGGCTAGCAAGGTCAGTGCCTGTTCCCAGATAATCCTTTACTGAAGATTTACCAACCTCACCGTTGTAATAGCTACCATCAGCGTAAATATAAGTGTATGCATCTGCTGGATTGAATTCCAATTTTTCAGGGACGTTGTACATAAACACCTCTAAAGGAGTGAACGTGGCGTCCTTATAGGCTCCGTTTGGATCAAATGCCACTTTGAGAGATGTCAGAGTTACCTTTGCGACCATGTGAGATACAGGTACAGTTGCTTCGTAAGCAGTGGAGCTTCCACTTTTAAGAGCTATTGATCCTGTACCGAACATGGGAAGCTTTGCTGGGTCTACAGTTACTGAACCACTTACAGGGAGGGCATCATTAATTGCAAGAGTCTTTTTTTCGAAGTCTGATTCGGTAAGAGCGCCATTGAAGGTTCCTGCTGGGGCATTCACCGCTACAAGTATATCGTCGCCATCAGCAAGCTGACTGGTGGTGATCTCAGGAGCAGCAGCATTCGCGGCATCCTGTATCGTCTTGACGTTACCAGTTGTCTTATCGAAGATACCTATTGTGACGCTGTTGATTTTATCCTCAGGATTAGGAGTAATTGAAGCAGGATCTGTATAGGCTGCCGCACGAGTGTCGGCAGGTTTCAGATTTATCTTCAGGGTCTGAAGACCTTCCTGTTTCTCTGTGCCCAGGGGTTCATCACTTGAGCATGATGTAAATAAGCCCTGCATGGCAATGGTTGCCAATGCGAAGAAGGCTAGTATTGCTGGTTTTGTTCTCATAATTATAAATCAATTTAATTATTAATATTCTTTTTATTACTTATATTCCTTTTCATTATTTCATCTTCATCAGCTCGCTCAGGGCTTTGTCAGCCTGAGTAACCCCAGCAGCCTTTGCCATCTTCAGGTAAACCTCTGCCTTATCGCGGTTGCCCTCGCTAAGATAAAGAAGTCCCATGTTGCAGTAGGCTCTTGGATCAGTCTCCCAGCGCTTAAGATACTTATGCGCTAGAGTTACGTCGTTGCGTGTCAGAGCAACACCGGCAGCGTTGATGTTTGCCTCTGGATTATCAGGGAAGAGACGAGCGGTCAAGTCCACGATGTCGTTGTACTCGCGAGAACCCTTCTTGTAGAATGCCGCTGTAGCATAGAGTTCACCCAGCGTCATCGTTGCAGGGTTGGAACCGAGATGCTGCATGGCAGAGTTACTGTCGAAACCATCGTGACGGAAGGTCAGCGTATATTTGATGCGGTAGACCTTCGGGAAGATGAACTTCACCATATACTCATAGGGCATGCCGTGACCGATGTTCTGAATTTCACGCTCACGACCGTTGACTACATCAATGCTCTTGATGATGTCTACAACGGCTTCGCGGAGGTTCATGCCGCTACCTGCTACAAGCGAAGAGATACTGTCCCAGTCCTCTGCAAGCCAACTTACGTTAAGGTCGTTGCGATTAGTGAGCTTCTGCTTCATCAGGTACTTCTTCAGGGCAAGGGAACGCTCCATCGCCTCACTCTCATTACGGCGATAGTTGCCGATAGGAGCACCGAAACCGTTGATGCGAAGGCCTACAAGGCTTGTTCCGTAACGCTGCAGTTCACTTTTCACGTCAGTGGCGATGGTATTGAACACAGTGCGGTTGAATCTGCTTCCGCTGAGTTTGGCAAGAGACTTGTTACCGAAGATCGAAATCTCACCACTGCGGTGGAACTTGTCTATATCGGAGCCCTGTGGCTGAAGGAACTGTACATAGTCCATCAAATTATAGTAGTGCACATTGGGATCGGGATTATCGTTGCTCATGTCGTGAAGATAGATGTTCTTCAGCACAAGGTCCTCGTAGACGTGTCCGCGGTGACCTGTGCAGTTAAGCTCCTCGCTCTCAACATACATGCGGCAGTCCTGCATCCAGTCCTTATAAGGAACGGTTGTGTCATAGATAAAGTAGCGCTTGGCAGCATGGCTGTCCTTGACAACGATGGGCATGTTGCGGCGGACCTCGGAAAGGACCTCTGTGCGGTGGGCATCACGCTCACGCGCACGGCCATTGATGACCACTGAAGAAAGCACTGAGACGGCACTGTCTGTCTTCAGCACAGGAGTGAAGGTCAG
Protein-coding sequences here:
- a CDS encoding FimB/Mfa2 family fimbrial subunit produces the protein MFLSGRFVQEVTPEVNGRYYICFDNSQPMQLVAVGAGTVDSVSLVTPSVGEDISSVCASLKYPSESRSSASISETTPMNYLCYGNFSYTPGESLTDSTTATLTMMNKNVRIHIVIRHLLTQLGDGKYTVKLRGFRDALAFDGSIKGDSIEYEPHGSFDSDGTYSTDIINAMPTADGEHVTFSLYKDGYPIFTSGSDSDGSPISLQPEDDKVIIVDVGKMGVNLNVIPWSDVNGNTVFY
- a CDS encoding tetratricopeptide repeat protein; this encodes MKLLQSAFFLLAFSGTVSAASAQTVYGGQIYVNSENFTRQGDLLRVRMKVSYDSSVVGSCESLTFTPVLKTDSAVSVLSSVVINGRARERDAHRTEVLSEVRRNMPIVVKDSHAAKRYFIYDTTVPYKDWMQDCRMYVESEELNCTGHRGHVYEDLVLKNIYLHDMSNDNPDPNVHYYNLMDYVQFLQPQGSDIDKFHRSGEISIFGNKSLAKLSGSRFNRTVFNTIATDVKSELQRYGTSLVGLRINGFGAPIGNYRRNESEAMERSLALKKYLMKQKLTNRNDLNVSWLAEDWDSISSLVAGSGMNLREAVVDIIKSIDVVNGREREIQNIGHGMPYEYMVKFIFPKVYRIKYTLTFRHDGFDSNSAMQHLGSNPATMTLGELYATAAFYKKGSREYNDIVDLTARLFPDNPEANINAAGVALTRNDVTLAHKYLKRWETDPRAYCNMGLLYLSEGNRDKAEVYLKMAKAAGVTQADKALSELMKMK